The following are encoded in a window of Oceanotoga teriensis genomic DNA:
- the gcvPA gene encoding aminomethyl-transferring glycine dehydrogenase subunit GcvPA, translating into MYPYLPHTDEDINKMLKTIGVNAIDDLYSDVPELLNRDLNIPNSISEINLKRSLREKASLNDNIRDFGCFRGGGIYNHYIPSIVYQIGAKRGFLTAYTPYQAEVSQGTLQIMYEFQTMISELTGLEVSNSSMYDGATSVAEAILMAGRINKKYKTLIANTIHPEYIEVCETYLKPQEFNLEKINYDKKTGKINITDLKNKINDEISSVVIGYPNFYGIIEDIEEIREIIPKNILLIVVSNPIMLGAFQSPGKLGADIVVGEGQPLGNAPGFGGPGFGFFSSKKEFIRNMPGRIIGKTIDDNGKEGFVMILQTREQHIRREKATSNICSNHAHNALLAAVYMSIMGRTGIKEIAMQNYHKSHYLYNKLIKTEKFEPVFEGTFFNEFALKSKISIDKINKKLHEQKYFGPLNLEKITGEKNIALFCATELNTKEEIDFICSFLEGII; encoded by the coding sequence CCAAATTCAATATCAGAAATTAATTTAAAAAGAAGTTTAAGAGAAAAAGCATCTTTAAATGACAATATTAGAGATTTTGGTTGTTTTAGAGGAGGTGGAATATATAATCATTATATTCCATCAATAGTATATCAAATAGGAGCTAAAAGAGGTTTTTTAACAGCTTATACCCCTTATCAAGCTGAAGTTTCTCAAGGAACATTACAAATAATGTATGAATTTCAAACTATGATATCTGAGCTTACAGGTTTAGAAGTTTCAAATTCATCTATGTATGATGGAGCAACTTCAGTTGCAGAAGCAATTTTAATGGCTGGTAGAATTAATAAAAAATATAAAACATTAATAGCGAATACTATACATCCTGAATATATTGAAGTTTGTGAGACATATTTAAAACCTCAAGAATTCAATTTAGAAAAGATAAATTATGATAAAAAAACAGGGAAAATCAACATAACAGATTTAAAAAATAAAATAAATGATGAAATATCCTCTGTAGTAATAGGTTATCCAAACTTTTATGGAATAATTGAAGATATAGAAGAAATAAGAGAAATTATTCCAAAAAATATACTTTTAATAGTTGTTTCAAATCCTATAATGCTTGGAGCTTTTCAATCACCTGGGAAACTTGGAGCTGATATAGTAGTTGGAGAAGGGCAACCTCTTGGAAATGCCCCAGGGTTTGGAGGACCAGGATTTGGATTTTTTTCTTCTAAAAAAGAATTTATTAGAAATATGCCAGGAAGAATTATAGGTAAAACTATAGATGATAATGGGAAAGAAGGATTTGTGATGATTCTTCAAACAAGAGAACAGCATATAAGAAGAGAAAAAGCAACTTCAAATATCTGTTCGAATCACGCTCATAATGCTTTATTAGCTGCTGTTTATATGAGTATAATGGGTAGAACAGGTATAAAAGAAATAGCGATGCAAAATTATCATAAATCTCATTATTTATATAATAAGCTAATAAAAACAGAAAAATTTGAACCTGTTTTTGAAGGAACATTTTTTAATGAATTTGCTTTAAAATCAAAAATTTCTATAGATAAAATAAATAAAAAATTGCATGAACAAAAATATTTTGGCCCTTTAAATTTAGAAAAAATAACAGGTGAAAAAAATATTGCTTTATTTTGTGCTACTGAATTAAATACTAAAGAAGAAATAGACTTTATATGTTCTTTTTTGGAGGGGATAATATGA